From Cecembia calidifontis, one genomic window encodes:
- a CDS encoding glutathione peroxidase, which produces MGPTFYDFKAKTLQGKEISMEEFKGKTILVVNTASQCGLTPQYEGLEKLYEKYKDKGLVILGFPCNQFGNQEPGDEKSIAQGCVLNYGVTFPMFSKVDVNGNNAHPIFKYLKSKLGCILGSRIKWNFTKFLIDEKGRPVKRFSPITKPEAIDAYLSKKLG; this is translated from the coding sequence ATGGGACCTACCTTTTATGATTTCAAAGCCAAGACCCTTCAGGGTAAAGAAATATCCATGGAGGAGTTTAAAGGAAAAACCATCCTAGTGGTCAATACGGCCAGTCAATGTGGCCTGACCCCACAATACGAGGGCCTGGAAAAACTTTACGAAAAGTACAAAGACAAAGGATTGGTGATCCTGGGTTTCCCCTGTAATCAATTTGGCAATCAAGAGCCAGGTGATGAAAAATCCATCGCCCAAGGCTGTGTCCTGAATTATGGGGTGACTTTTCCAATGTTTTCCAAGGTGGATGTCAATGGCAATAATGCCCATCCGATTTTCAAGTACCTGAAAAGCAAGTTGGGCTGTATATTGGGTTCAAGGATCAAATGGAACTTTACCAAGTTTTTGATAGATGAAAAAGGAAGGCCGGTCAAGCGTTTTTCTCCAATTACCAAGCCTGAAGCCATAGACGCTTATTTAAGTAAGAAACTGGGCTAA
- a CDS encoding sigma-54-dependent transcriptional regulator — protein sequence MAKILLIEDDLSYSRIIQNFMENNGFEVRSSQKVSDGISIIRSGWPDLIITDYRLPDGNGMEILDFTLKVQPSLKVILITSYSDIRIAVKAMKIGATDYITKPINPEELLESVREALMTGENLDAYGGSESYQNQEYIEGSSDNAKKLEEQIALIAPTDLNVLILGETGTGKEFVAKKIHHLSSRKNGPFIAVDCGAIPSELASSELFGHVKGSFTGAIDNKTGHFERANGGTLFLDEVGNLGPETQMMLLRAIEERKIRKIGSNTEIQINARIIAATNEPLKAGGIDRGFREDLFHRLNEFSISIPSLRERKEDLKRFINFFIHQSNIRLKKSVSGISEETFRILREYSWPGNLRELKNVIRRAVLLSTINTLTPDLLPIEIMETSRQTHSQQEDGSTKSLEQQEKELIQKTLMETKFNKSQTAKLLGIDRKTLYNKMQKYDLT from the coding sequence ATGGCAAAAATACTTTTGATAGAAGACGATCTCAGTTACTCGAGGATTATTCAGAATTTCATGGAAAATAATGGTTTTGAGGTCAGGTCTTCCCAAAAAGTTTCCGATGGAATCAGCATTATACGGTCAGGGTGGCCTGATTTGATAATTACTGATTATAGATTGCCAGATGGAAATGGAATGGAAATTTTAGATTTTACACTCAAAGTACAACCTTCTCTAAAAGTTATCCTGATCACAAGTTACTCTGACATAAGGATTGCAGTGAAAGCAATGAAAATAGGAGCCACAGACTATATCACCAAACCCATCAATCCGGAAGAATTATTGGAATCTGTCAGGGAGGCGTTGATGACCGGAGAAAACCTTGATGCATATGGGGGTTCTGAATCATATCAAAATCAAGAATATATTGAGGGTTCCAGCGACAATGCCAAAAAGTTGGAAGAACAAATAGCCCTGATTGCCCCAACTGACCTGAATGTGTTGATTTTGGGTGAAACAGGTACAGGCAAGGAATTTGTGGCCAAGAAAATCCATCATCTTTCTTCCAGAAAAAACGGTCCTTTTATTGCCGTTGACTGCGGGGCCATACCATCGGAACTTGCCTCCAGCGAACTTTTTGGTCATGTCAAAGGCTCTTTTACAGGAGCCATTGACAATAAGACCGGACACTTTGAAAGGGCCAATGGAGGCACACTTTTCTTGGATGAAGTTGGAAATCTGGGACCTGAAACCCAAATGATGCTTTTAAGGGCTATTGAGGAGAGGAAAATCAGAAAGATCGGTTCCAATACAGAAATCCAAATCAATGCAAGAATCATTGCTGCTACCAATGAACCTTTGAAGGCTGGGGGAATAGATCGCGGATTTAGGGAAGACCTATTCCATAGACTAAATGAATTTTCAATTAGTATTCCATCATTACGGGAAAGAAAGGAAGATTTAAAACGCTTCATCAACTTTTTTATCCATCAAAGCAACATCCGATTAAAAAAATCGGTATCAGGGATTTCTGAAGAAACATTCAGGATACTCCGGGAGTACTCCTGGCCTGGAAATCTAAGAGAACTTAAAAATGTCATCAGAAGAGCCGTCCTGCTTTCTACTATAAATACTTTAACTCCCGATCTTTTACCGATTGAAATTATGGAAACATCAAGGCAAACCCATTCACAGCAAGAAGATGGAAGCACAAAAAGCCTGGAACAACAGGAAAAAGAACTGATTCAAAAAACTTTAATGGAAACCAAATTCAATAAAAGCCAAACTGCCAAGCTACTGGGAATTGATAGAAAAACGCTCTACAATAAAATGCAAAAATATGACCTGACCTAA
- the smpB gene encoding SsrA-binding protein, with product MGQDKKKFDKIINIRNKKASFEFEFLDTFIAGIVLRGTEIKSVREGKVSLTEAYCYFKRGDLYVKQMHIAPYSMAASYNHDPVRERKLLLNKKELEKLESKFEEKGLSIVPVRIFINDKGLAKMEIALARGKKLHDKREDIKSKDIKRELDRMRF from the coding sequence AGGAACAAGAAGGCAAGTTTTGAATTTGAGTTTCTGGATACTTTTATTGCCGGAATTGTACTCCGGGGAACCGAAATCAAGTCGGTGAGGGAAGGGAAGGTATCCCTTACTGAGGCATATTGTTATTTCAAAAGGGGTGATTTGTACGTGAAACAGATGCATATTGCCCCTTATTCTATGGCTGCCAGTTATAACCACGACCCGGTAAGGGAAAGGAAACTTTTGTTGAACAAAAAGGAACTGGAAAAACTGGAGTCCAAGTTTGAAGAAAAGGGTCTTTCGATAGTTCCTGTCAGGATTTTTATCAACGATAAGGGCCTAGCAAAAATGGAAATTGCATTGGCAAGAGGTAAGAAGCTCCATGACAAGAGGGAGGACATCAAATCCAAAGATATCAAAAGAGAACTGGACCGTATGAGGTTTTAA
- a CDS encoding organic hydroperoxide resistance protein has product MQKLFETAAYAVGGRNGRVKSLDGVLDLEVRLPKVFGGVGGAYTNPEQLFAAGYAACFDNALNYIAKSQRLAISSKVTAHVALIQGTPTAWDLDVTLDVEINGLEEAEARKLLDLAHESCPYSRAIKGNVDVKINLIG; this is encoded by the coding sequence ATGCAAAAGTTATTTGAAACTGCCGCCTATGCAGTCGGCGGAAGAAATGGGAGGGTTAAGTCCCTTGATGGTGTATTGGACCTTGAGGTGCGCTTACCCAAAGTTTTTGGTGGGGTAGGGGGTGCTTATACCAATCCCGAGCAGTTGTTTGCGGCCGGTTATGCAGCCTGCTTTGACAATGCCCTGAATTACATTGCCAAGAGCCAAAGGTTGGCCATTTCTTCTAAAGTCACGGCACATGTGGCCCTGATTCAGGGAACGCCTACGGCTTGGGACCTGGATGTGACTTTGGATGTTGAGATCAATGGACTGGAAGAAGCAGAAGCAAGGAAATTACTGGACCTTGCCCATGAAAGCTGTCCTTACTCCAGGGCCATTAAGGGAAATGTGGATGTTAAAATTAATCTGATTGGATGA
- a CDS encoding hybrid sensor histidine kinase/response regulator, with translation MLKRNKKYQVGNKVVVGFILSAFLVVSVSVITFYSIRNLLNTVENLSEPNEKLRQLNGLFADVYLLDMSKTERTSDKDSVLEETLNSIKRRLDWLKSHAEDSTEFGNYEKISLNISELMVVYAGLEEVRYNLTSRTFSEEALRNIERRIKRQQERSEMQFLGRIRNRDILADISLPQKNSEETESEMKPIEIDGFQEELLDMVKNLEELQSISVQGKSNTESTENALEAIKAYMTEMFKDEQRLQRNFVSLEERLINKNKEVFSQIQGLISILQGDLLATYRNKTQSAYSLTYTVSTILAVMVFFGVVGSVGFIYSILNEVKKANSYRERLEEAKMASDKLAKAKQDFLANMSHEIRNPLHAIQGYQEALDKTKLNAQQREFVNMIGFASGTLIGIVNDILDFSKLEAGKIQIEKEPFDPMQLFLSIKNFYALKASEKGLVFRWEFDLPEGKFLIGDQLRINQILNNLLSNAIKFTQKGGVEVVIAYDELGQLKIRVKDSGMGMSEEVKSRVFKEFDQGDTSVTRKYGGTGLGLSIIKKLVELQEGSIVFDSAEGKGTVFEVKIPVGLSEAVSAGSIQQIAVLPSLKGLNVLLVDDDPVGLKLLKMLLEANGAKITSYCGGIDFRENFKEEDFDLGILDIQMPEVSGYDVLHMIKGRVKYAELPVIAMTANVFAGEEESLKSRGFQALILKPFGEEAVLSKIGTLLKAQPELVNQSVMGHRVVGNYDISDLEKFCMGDEEMLTEVLTDIISVTSQNLVDLEAAITKNDLNKIMEITHQLGSRLSQIKADEGVLARSIETAIKENRTDMIREDVDKLLAMSHKLIETLREDFNVGVS, from the coding sequence TTGTTAAAAAGAAACAAAAAATATCAGGTAGGTAACAAGGTAGTCGTCGGATTCATTTTGTCGGCTTTTTTGGTAGTTTCTGTCAGTGTCATCACCTTTTACAGTATCCGTAATCTATTGAATACGGTAGAGAACCTTTCAGAACCCAATGAAAAATTGAGGCAACTAAATGGACTTTTTGCAGATGTCTACCTTTTGGATATGTCCAAAACAGAAAGGACTTCAGATAAGGATTCTGTTTTGGAGGAAACACTGAACAGCATCAAAAGGCGCTTAGATTGGTTGAAATCCCATGCCGAAGATTCCACTGAGTTTGGGAATTATGAAAAAATAAGCTTAAATATCAGTGAATTGATGGTGGTATATGCAGGGCTTGAAGAAGTGAGGTATAACCTGACAAGCAGGACCTTTAGTGAGGAAGCTTTAAGAAATATCGAAAGGAGAATCAAGAGGCAACAGGAGCGGAGTGAGATGCAGTTTTTGGGCAGGATAAGGAACAGGGATATTTTAGCGGACATCTCATTGCCCCAAAAAAATTCAGAAGAGACAGAGTCAGAAATGAAACCAATTGAAATTGACGGATTTCAGGAGGAATTATTGGACATGGTCAAAAACCTGGAAGAATTGCAGTCTATTTCGGTGCAGGGAAAATCCAATACAGAATCTACGGAGAATGCCCTGGAAGCAATAAAGGCTTATATGACAGAGATGTTCAAAGATGAGCAGCGTCTCCAAAGAAATTTTGTGAGCTTGGAGGAAAGGCTTATCAATAAGAACAAAGAAGTGTTTTCCCAGATTCAGGGATTGATTTCTATCCTTCAGGGTGATCTTTTGGCTACTTACAGAAATAAGACCCAATCTGCTTACAGCCTGACTTATACTGTCTCTACTATTTTGGCGGTAATGGTGTTTTTCGGTGTGGTAGGTTCAGTAGGATTTATTTATAGCATCTTGAATGAGGTCAAAAAGGCCAATTCATATAGAGAACGTTTGGAAGAGGCTAAGATGGCCTCAGATAAATTGGCCAAAGCCAAACAGGACTTTTTGGCAAATATGAGTCATGAGATCAGGAATCCCCTTCATGCCATTCAAGGGTATCAAGAGGCTTTGGATAAAACCAAATTGAATGCCCAGCAGAGGGAATTTGTCAATATGATCGGTTTTGCATCCGGTACACTTATCGGCATCGTCAATGATATCCTGGATTTTTCAAAATTGGAGGCCGGTAAGATTCAGATAGAAAAAGAGCCATTTGATCCCATGCAGCTTTTTCTTTCCATCAAGAATTTTTATGCCCTCAAAGCATCTGAAAAAGGCTTGGTGTTTCGATGGGAATTTGACCTTCCTGAAGGGAAGTTTTTAATAGGAGATCAGCTCCGGATCAACCAGATTTTAAATAATTTATTGAGTAATGCCATCAAATTTACCCAAAAAGGAGGAGTAGAGGTGGTAATAGCCTATGATGAACTTGGCCAGCTGAAAATCCGCGTCAAAGATTCCGGAATGGGAATGTCGGAAGAAGTCAAGTCAAGGGTTTTTAAAGAGTTTGACCAGGGAGACACCTCAGTAACGAGAAAATATGGCGGTACGGGCTTAGGTCTTTCCATCATCAAGAAGTTGGTGGAACTCCAGGAAGGTTCTATTGTATTTGACAGTGCGGAAGGTAAAGGAACTGTATTCGAAGTAAAAATACCGGTAGGCCTTTCAGAAGCTGTTTCGGCCGGGTCAATCCAACAAATCGCGGTTCTTCCTTCTTTAAAAGGCCTAAACGTCCTCTTGGTAGATGATGACCCAGTGGGTCTCAAATTGCTGAAAATGTTGTTGGAAGCGAATGGGGCAAAGATCACTTCCTATTGTGGAGGTATCGATTTCAGGGAAAATTTCAAGGAGGAGGATTTTGACCTTGGGATATTGGATATTCAGATGCCGGAGGTCAGTGGTTATGATGTCCTTCATATGATAAAAGGTAGGGTAAAATATGCTGAACTACCCGTAATAGCCATGACTGCCAATGTTTTTGCTGGAGAAGAAGAGAGCCTGAAAAGTAGAGGTTTCCAAGCTTTGATTTTGAAGCCCTTTGGAGAAGAAGCTGTCCTCTCCAAAATAGGAACATTATTGAAGGCCCAGCCGGAATTGGTCAATCAGTCTGTTATGGGACATCGGGTGGTGGGGAATTATGACATTTCTGACCTGGAAAAATTCTGTATGGGAGACGAGGAGATGCTTACAGAGGTGCTTACAGATATCATTTCGGTAACCAGTCAGAACCTAGTGGATCTGGAAGCGGCAATAACAAAAAATGACCTCAATAAAATTATGGAAATTACCCATCAATTAGGAAGCCGCCTTTCCCAAATCAAGGCTGATGAAGGGGTTTTGGCCAGGTCTATTGAAACTGCTATCAAAGAAAACCGCACAGATATGATCAGGGAGGATGTTGATAAACTTTTGGCCATGTCACATAAACTGATAGAAACCCTCAGGGAGGATTTTAATGTGGGCGTTTCCTGA
- a CDS encoding MarR family winged helix-turn-helix transcriptional regulator encodes MEQLKLENQICFPFYAISRLITRAYQPYLEKLGITYPQYLVLLVLWEKDGVAVQTVSDKLILNTNTVTPLLKRMEAMGLIKREKAKDDERKVLIYLTQEGKALQASAASVPEKLMENMGDMAFELEELVGVRDKIQKWIGCMGNK; translated from the coding sequence ATGGAACAGCTTAAACTTGAGAACCAGATTTGTTTTCCCTTTTATGCCATCTCCAGGTTGATCACCCGGGCGTATCAGCCTTATCTGGAAAAATTGGGGATTACCTATCCACAGTACCTGGTCCTTCTGGTGCTTTGGGAAAAAGATGGCGTGGCGGTTCAGACTGTTTCCGATAAACTCATCCTGAATACCAATACGGTTACGCCCTTGTTGAAAAGAATGGAAGCCATGGGTCTGATCAAAAGGGAAAAGGCGAAGGATGATGAAAGAAAAGTATTGATCTACCTGACCCAAGAGGGGAAAGCATTACAAGCTTCAGCGGCATCAGTCCCTGAAAAATTGATGGAAAACATGGGGGATATGGCGTTTGAATTGGAAGAGTTGGTTGGTGTGCGGGATAAAATTCAAAAATGGATAGGATGTATGGGGAATAAATAA
- a CDS encoding M42 family metallopeptidase, with translation MEINVNLLKEICETPGAPGYEKRIRDLVVQLVSPWVDEVKTDNMGNVITVKRSKKNPGGKKIMVAAHMDEIGFIVTHIDDKGFVRFHTLGGFDPKTLTAQRVIVHGKKDLVGVMGSKPIHVMTAEEKNKLPQTTDFFIDLGMTKEEVEKYISIGDTITRDRELIEMGDCVNCKSIDNRVAVYILIETLKNLQDPAYDVHATFTVQEEVGLRGANVAAHGINPDFGIALDTTIAFDVPGAQPHEKITELGKGTAIKIMDASTICDYRMVAFMKQTADNHRIKWQPEILTAGGTDTAGVQRMGKQGAIAGAISIPTRHLHQVIEMAHKEDIANSILLLKACLEEMDRYDWGH, from the coding sequence ATGGAAATCAATGTCAACCTTTTGAAAGAAATCTGTGAAACCCCTGGTGCTCCGGGCTATGAGAAACGAATCAGGGATTTAGTAGTCCAGTTGGTCAGTCCATGGGTAGATGAGGTCAAAACGGACAATATGGGGAATGTGATTACTGTTAAAAGATCTAAAAAAAATCCGGGAGGTAAAAAAATCATGGTGGCTGCCCATATGGATGAGATCGGGTTCATTGTCACCCATATTGATGATAAGGGGTTTGTCAGATTTCATACCTTGGGCGGATTTGATCCCAAAACACTTACTGCCCAAAGGGTTATCGTTCACGGGAAAAAGGATTTAGTGGGTGTCATGGGAAGTAAACCTATCCATGTCATGACTGCTGAGGAAAAAAATAAATTGCCGCAAACGACTGATTTTTTTATTGATCTGGGGATGACCAAGGAGGAGGTGGAGAAGTATATTTCCATTGGAGATACCATTACCAGGGATAGGGAGTTGATAGAAATGGGGGACTGTGTCAACTGCAAATCCATTGACAATCGGGTCGCGGTTTACATTTTGATAGAAACCTTGAAAAATCTGCAGGATCCTGCTTATGATGTACATGCTACCTTTACAGTGCAGGAAGAAGTTGGGCTGAGAGGAGCCAATGTGGCCGCACATGGCATCAATCCGGATTTTGGTATTGCTTTGGATACGACCATTGCTTTTGATGTTCCGGGCGCCCAGCCACACGAAAAAATAACCGAATTAGGTAAAGGAACAGCGATCAAAATCATGGATGCCTCCACTATCTGTGATTACAGGATGGTGGCTTTCATGAAGCAGACGGCTGACAATCACCGCATCAAATGGCAGCCGGAAATTTTGACGGCAGGTGGTACCGATACGGCAGGTGTGCAGCGAATGGGAAAGCAGGGTGCCATTGCAGGGGCCATTTCCATTCCGACCAGGCACTTGCATCAGGTCATTGAAATGGCACATAAAGAGGATATTGCCAATAGCATTCTATTGTTGAAAGCCTGTTTAGAAGAAATGGACAGGTATGATTGGGGGCATTGA
- a CDS encoding amidophosphoribosyltransferase: MSDQIKHECGIAMIRLRKDPQYYIDKYGSPQYIPNKLYVLMQKQINRGQDGAGVANIKINTKPGTRYISRYRSIEPQAVNDIFEKIQKKYKKARKQGGDQAMLDANWLKDNIAFTGELWLGHLRYGTHGENSIETCHPFLKQNNWRSRNLVMAGNFNMTNVEELFGKLVQLGQHPKEKTDTVTVMEKIGHFLDEENQRIFDKYKHQYSNEQITAVIENELDVARILRRSCRDFDGGYAMAGLIGNGSSFVVRDPSGIRPAYYYADEDIIVVASEKPAIKSAFNIDYKQIKEIQPGYALVINKDGSYGEHEILPAREKKSCSFERIYFSRGTDPDIYRERKMLGKALVPQILQAIDFDLKNTVFSYIPNTAETAFLGMIEGLEDYLCAKRKEVLLDGKPHLEDLESLLSFRPRVEKLVSKDVKLRTFITNDSDRDAMVANVYDTTYEVVRAGIDTLVVIDDSIVRGTTLEKSILTTLDKLNPKRIVIVSSAPQIRFPDCYGIDMSKMKEFIAFRATVELLKEKGMSYMMEEVYEKCTTQQILTENYVKALYAPFTDQEISDKIAEIITTPEIRAEVKVIYQTVDNLHKCIPDHLGDWYFTGDYPTSGGMRVVNRAFANFMEGKAVRAY; this comes from the coding sequence ATGAGTGACCAAATCAAACATGAATGTGGTATTGCCATGATAAGGTTGAGGAAAGATCCGCAATACTACATCGATAAATACGGTTCCCCACAATATATTCCCAATAAGCTTTATGTCCTGATGCAGAAGCAGATCAACAGGGGACAGGATGGCGCTGGGGTTGCCAATATCAAGATCAATACCAAGCCGGGCACAAGATATATCAGCCGATATCGTTCCATTGAACCACAAGCGGTGAATGATATCTTTGAAAAAATCCAAAAGAAATACAAAAAGGCGAGAAAACAGGGAGGGGATCAGGCTATGTTAGACGCCAATTGGCTCAAAGATAACATTGCATTCACCGGGGAACTTTGGTTAGGGCATCTAAGGTACGGGACACATGGTGAAAACAGTATTGAAACCTGCCATCCATTTTTGAAGCAAAATAACTGGAGGAGCAGGAACCTGGTGATGGCCGGGAATTTCAATATGACCAATGTGGAGGAGCTTTTTGGAAAACTTGTCCAATTGGGTCAGCACCCGAAAGAAAAAACCGATACTGTCACTGTTATGGAGAAGATCGGGCACTTTTTGGATGAAGAGAATCAGCGGATTTTTGATAAATACAAACATCAGTACTCTAACGAACAGATCACCGCAGTAATCGAAAACGAATTGGATGTTGCCAGGATACTTAGAAGGTCCTGTAGGGATTTTGATGGTGGCTATGCAATGGCTGGGTTGATTGGTAATGGATCCAGCTTTGTTGTAAGAGACCCTTCCGGAATCCGTCCTGCTTACTATTATGCCGATGAGGACATCATTGTCGTGGCGTCAGAAAAGCCGGCTATCAAGTCAGCGTTCAATATTGATTACAAGCAAATTAAAGAAATTCAGCCAGGCTATGCGCTGGTGATCAATAAAGACGGCTCCTACGGAGAGCATGAGATATTGCCTGCCAGGGAGAAAAAATCCTGCAGCTTCGAAAGAATCTATTTTTCAAGAGGAACAGATCCTGATATTTACAGGGAAAGAAAAATGCTGGGAAAGGCACTGGTACCACAGATTCTTCAGGCCATAGATTTTGACCTAAAAAACACAGTGTTTTCTTATATCCCCAATACTGCGGAAACAGCCTTTTTGGGTATGATTGAGGGTTTGGAAGATTATTTGTGCGCCAAAAGAAAAGAAGTTCTACTCGATGGAAAGCCTCACCTTGAAGACTTGGAATCTTTGTTAAGTTTCAGGCCAAGGGTAGAAAAGCTGGTCAGCAAAGATGTGAAATTAAGGACCTTCATCACCAATGATTCTGACAGAGATGCCATGGTGGCCAATGTTTACGACACGACTTATGAAGTAGTAAGGGCCGGTATAGATACTTTGGTGGTGATTGATGACAGTATCGTCAGGGGTACGACTTTGGAAAAGAGTATTCTAACCACTTTGGATAAACTGAATCCAAAAAGGATTGTCATAGTTTCTTCTGCACCACAGATCAGGTTTCCCGACTGTTATGGTATTGACATGTCCAAAATGAAGGAATTCATCGCTTTCAGGGCAACAGTAGAGTTATTGAAAGAGAAAGGCATGTCCTACATGATGGAGGAAGTATATGAAAAATGTACTACCCAACAGATATTGACAGAAAATTATGTCAAGGCATTGTATGCTCCATTTACTGACCAGGAAATCTCGGATAAAATCGCCGAGATTATCACCACGCCTGAAATCCGCGCAGAAGTCAAAGTCATTTACCAGACAGTAGATAACCTTCACAAATGTATCCCGGACCATCTGGGTGATTGGTATTTTACAGGAGACTATCCCACTTCCGGTGGCATGAGGGTAGTTAACAGGGCCTTTGCCAATTTTATGGAAGGGAAAGCTGTAAGGGCTTATTGA
- a CDS encoding response regulator: MDKKILIVEDDVVFCKLLTRFLRKNGFEVMDAQSGKDALELVNLNTFELAVLDYRLPDMTGIEILREVKRKNPKSKIVLITRYGDQDVASKAIDSGADAFISKPINPDELLQVILGFE; the protein is encoded by the coding sequence ATGGATAAGAAAATATTGATAGTTGAAGACGATGTTGTATTCTGTAAACTTCTCACCAGATTCCTCAGGAAAAATGGATTTGAAGTGATGGACGCCCAATCAGGTAAAGATGCCCTTGAGCTTGTCAATCTCAATACTTTTGAATTGGCCGTGCTGGACTACAGGCTTCCTGATATGACTGGGATTGAAATCCTCAGGGAAGTAAAAAGAAAAAATCCAAAATCCAAAATAGTCCTAATTACCCGTTATGGAGATCAAGATGTAGCTTCAAAGGCCATTGATTCAGGCGCGGATGCTTTTATTTCCAAACCGATCAATCCTGATGAACTGCTCCAGGTTATTCTTGGATTTGAATAA
- a CDS encoding sulfite exporter TauE/SafE family protein has protein sequence MQIILVLLGAFVVFILSTLTGGGASLLLMPLVAWVVGVKAVAPVMAISIGMSSTSKVFFFRRYIDWKLFAWLFPSTIIGSILGARMFASLSSDYLQILIGLLLISTVFQWNKTEKRTGWKVKAWHFAPMGLVVSFLSGLIGGVGPLMNSAYLNYGMSKESLLGTRSANAILLHITKIISYAYFGYVTGEVVKYGLLIGVSSMIAVYFGKLILAKMSEMIFRKIVVASMVLSGILMIWKNREFIIDWVAMI, from the coding sequence ATGCAGATAATATTGGTGCTCTTAGGCGCATTTGTTGTATTTATTTTAAGTACGCTTACCGGTGGAGGAGCAAGTTTATTGTTGATGCCATTAGTGGCATGGGTAGTGGGGGTGAAAGCAGTAGCCCCGGTAATGGCCATTAGTATCGGTATGAGCAGTACCTCCAAAGTCTTCTTTTTTCGGAGATACATCGATTGGAAACTCTTCGCTTGGCTTTTCCCTTCGACAATCATCGGTTCCATTTTGGGAGCGAGGATGTTTGCTAGTCTTTCTTCTGATTATTTACAGATTCTAATCGGCTTGCTGTTGATATCTACCGTTTTTCAATGGAATAAAACGGAGAAAAGGACCGGCTGGAAAGTCAAAGCCTGGCATTTCGCACCTATGGGACTGGTGGTTTCTTTCCTTTCAGGCTTGATCGGAGGAGTAGGACCATTGATGAACTCCGCATATTTGAATTATGGGATGAGTAAAGAGTCTCTGTTGGGCACTAGAAGTGCCAATGCCATCCTGCTTCATATCACCAAAATTATCAGCTATGCCTATTTCGGATATGTGACCGGTGAAGTGGTCAAGTACGGGCTATTGATAGGGGTATCATCAATGATTGCGGTTTATTTCGGCAAACTCATCCTTGCCAAAATGTCTGAAATGATCTTCAGAAAAATTGTCGTGGCAAGTATGGTACTCAGTGGGATTTTAATGATATGGAAAAACAGGGAATTTATCATTGACTGGGTTGCCATGATCTGA
- a CDS encoding HNH endonuclease, protein MEKRVLVLNLDHSPVAIVPVQKALVLSILEKVSCLSYYESLIIRTVNQEFKYPAVIRLNEYKSIPYKGVLLNRANLFKRDGHECQYCGSRKHLTIDHILPKSKGGKTNWTNLITACHRCNVNKGDKTPEQAGLRLRRQPFRPTLSFFIAEYAERHAEEWMPFLDVRTV, encoded by the coding sequence ATGGAAAAACGTGTTTTAGTTCTAAATCTTGATCATTCTCCTGTAGCCATAGTACCGGTTCAGAAGGCGCTCGTTTTGTCCATTTTGGAAAAAGTAAGCTGCCTGAGTTATTATGAGTCGCTCATTATCCGAACTGTCAATCAAGAGTTCAAATATCCTGCGGTCATCCGGCTCAATGAATATAAAAGCATTCCATATAAGGGCGTTTTACTCAATAGGGCCAATCTGTTCAAAAGAGATGGTCATGAATGCCAATATTGCGGATCCAGGAAACATTTGACCATAGACCATATTCTTCCCAAGTCCAAAGGTGGAAAAACCAACTGGACCAATTTGATCACTGCCTGTCACCGTTGCAATGTCAACAAGGGAGATAAAACACCGGAACAGGCAGGTTTAAGGCTCCGAAGGCAGCCATTCCGCCCCACTTTAAGTTTTTTTATTGCGGAATATGCAGAAAGGCATGCAGAGGAGTGGATGCCTTTTTTGGATGTAAGGACGGTCTGA